CTACTGCGTCTTAAAGCGTCAGTTAAGATAAGTAGCTCCATTAAATTTGTATTTGTCGGTGCACATGTTGGCTGAATGACAAAAACATCTTTTCCGCGCACGCTCTCTCCGATTTGCACACTGATCTCTCCATCGCTAAATCTTTTTATACTTGCCTCGCTAAGAGGAAGTGAAAGATATTGCGAAATTTTCTTTGAAAGCTCAATATTCGCCGTTCCTGAGAAAATTTTATAGCCTCTCATAATGATAACCTTTTTAGTGATTTTTATGTTGGGATTTTATCGAAACGAGCTTTAATTTAAATTTATTATTTTGTGAGGTTTTATTTTCATCTTTGCTTTAGAGCTATTTCTAGCTCTAAAATTAGTTTTTATCGCCACAGTCAAAAATTTGTGCTTTTATTCTATAAGATGCCGCAAACTGACTGCCTCTAGGGCAAATATCAAGATTTTGTCCATAGTAGCAAAGCGGTGATTCATTTACAATATAAAGTACGACTCTCTTGTGAAGTCCAACGATCTCAATTGCCTCATTTTTTAGATCATTCATTGCGCCTTGTCTAAGCCCTTCAATAGTTGGATTCATTCTGCCATTTGCCTCGTCACTTCCCTCTGCTTCGCCTAAAACTTTACAGTTATAAGGTGTAGAATTTACCATTGCTATACCTTTTGAATCTGGCAATAATGGCTTTGGCGTAAATTGTGGCGCTACACAACCAGAAAATAAAAATAAGATAGTGCAAAAAACTATCAAATTTGAAATTTTCATTTAACCTCCTTAAATAAATTTTGGCATTATTCTATTTCAAAAAAAAAAAAAAACGCAAGGTAAATTTTAAAAAATTATAAGTTAATCTAAAAAATTTATTCATTAACCTTACAGCATTACAATTACAAACATGTTTAAAGCTTATAGAATTTATGATTTTATCAAAGATGATAGTTTGGATATGAAGGCGGCTTTTGTTGATAGACTCTATCCAAGAGGCATAAGAAAAGAGATATTTTCAAATTTCCTTTGGTTAAAAGATATCACACCAAGCACTACTTTAAGAGAGTGGTTTCATGAAGATAGAGAAGCTAGATTTGATGAGTTTTGTGAGAAATTTGAGCTCGAGCTTGATAATGAAAAAGCACAATCTTGCTTTAAAATGCTAAAAAAACTAGAAAAAGAGCATGGCGATATAGCACTTCTAACAGCTAGTAAAGATATAAATCTTTGCCATATCGTTGTGTTATTAAAAATTTTAAATAAGTAGTTTGCCCGCCTATTTTGCAAGAGTGCCAAGCATCTTTTCAAACTGCACACCATACCATGTGCGGCTCTTATCTTTTAGCGTGATTTTAATGCTACTAAGCACAAAGTTTGCCGCCTTTTTGATAGAAGTTTGCATGCTTTCACCATTTATAAGTGAGCCAAAAAGCACAGAAGCAAATATATCTCCAGTCCCACTCGTGTGAAATGGCAAAAATTCGTGAAAATACTCTACCTTCTCTTTTGTCTTTGCGTCGTAAGCTATGATGCCGCATTCATTTTGCTTGTATCTAATGCCCTTTAACACAATCTTTCTAACTCCAAAGCTAGCCAAGCTTTCAAGCAACTCTAAAATATAATCTTGCGTATAGTCACTGCCTAAAAACGGCATCCCGCACATAAAGCTTGCCTCTGTTATGTTTGGCGTGATAACGTGAGCCTTTGTGCAAAGATCACGCATTTTCATAACAAATTTTTCATCAAATCCATGATAGAGCTTGCCATTGTCGCCCATGCAAGGATCTACAAGTATTAGTGAAGCAGAGTCATTAAACTCATTAAAAATTTTCTCTATCAGCTCAAGCTGACTAAAGCTACCTAAAAATCCGGTATAAATTCCATCAAATGCGATATTTTCTTTGTGCCATACTTGTGTTATCTCGTCAAATTCATCAGTCAGATCACGAAATGTGAAATTTTTAAAGCCAGTATGAGTCGAAAGTAGCGCAGTAGGCAATATACACGCCTCAATGCCTTGAGTGCTAATTATCGGAAGTGCGACAGTAAG
The genomic region above belongs to Campylobacter concisus and contains:
- a CDS encoding pyridoxamine kinase; this translates as MKRILTIQDISCVGKCSLTVALPIISTQGIEACILPTALLSTHTGFKNFTFRDLTDEFDEITQVWHKENIAFDGIYTGFLGSFSQLELIEKIFNEFNDSASLILVDPCMGDNGKLYHGFDEKFVMKMRDLCTKAHVITPNITEASFMCGMPFLGSDYTQDYILELLESLASFGVRKIVLKGIRYKQNECGIIAYDAKTKEKVEYFHEFLPFHTSGTGDIFASVLFGSLINGESMQTSIKKAANFVLSSIKITLKDKSRTWYGVQFEKMLGTLAK
- a CDS encoding DUF488 domain-containing protein; this encodes MFKAYRIYDFIKDDSLDMKAAFVDRLYPRGIRKEIFSNFLWLKDITPSTTLREWFHEDREARFDEFCEKFELELDNEKAQSCFKMLKKLEKEHGDIALLTASKDINLCHIVVLLKILNK